The Drosophila bipectinata strain 14024-0381.07 chromosome 3L, DbipHiC1v2, whole genome shotgun sequence region aaaaaataaataaatatttatggtttttgttttaagttgATACCCTTAGGAGTATCTTGGATCTCTCATAAAAACTTACCTTAAGATATAAGtccttatttaatttaaatttaatcttTAGATCTATCGCACCTTTGATGACGAAACCTTGGAGAAGATGCGACATTGCCTTATAGGCCAAATGCCCAATACCTACACGATGACCAAGAAATGTGCCGAGAATCTGGTGAATCATCGAGCCTTTCACATGCCGGCTGGCATCTTCCGGCCGCCCATAGGTGACTGGGGAGTGGAATGGGTGGGAATATGGGATATTTATTGCCCTTTCAGACTTGACTTAACAAACTAATTGTCAGATAATTAGCACAAATACCCAGGGGCAGGTACACAATGTAAACAAACGAAAACATTTTCAACTCTGCCACAGATAGATCCCCCGGAGGATCCCCAGAAAGAAACCAACTACGAAGAAAAaggaatatttaaaatttagtgAAAAATAGCCAACACAGTTGTCTTTCCTGGCCGGGTATACTAGAGGGTGAAGGAGACTTTGGGTTTACCAGATAAATGCATgtggaaaaagtttttatattttcagtttctgtttttttttttgtttttttttgggaaggaGGGGAGGTATTTGGTTTCTTGTTTGTGATGGCAACGAAACGCAACGTAACGTAACGAACGAAACGTAACAAAAAGTCAGAAGCATGGCTGACTTGGTTTTCCCGTCTGGCTCAGGGGTGGAGGTGGAGCTGCTCTCGAAGCTCTCGAGGAACAAAGCACAAacaaattttcatttattttaacacAAAAATGCCAAAGCATCCTCCTCATGCAGCTGCATCCTAAGCTGCCTTTCCAAACGAGAATGGCAATGGAAGAATTTTTAGATCGGCTTGTTGCAAATTTAatgctcttaaaaatatataaatttttataacaaatttattaCTAATAGGGTCTATTAAAGCACAATTATTAAAGACCcttttgttgaaaaattttaaaatttaaaggcTTTCTAATCACTCCACCTAATCCCTTTGTATAGAGtatagttttcaaaaaatcacAACCAAAACTTGCAATTGGGAGCCTGGCATATCAGTTAGCAAATAGCAAATGGAATGGAAAGACATGGGAGGAGGGAGCCGGGCTTTGGGCGGAGTGGAATAGTGAACGGGGGTGGAAAGTTGGGGCTGGGATTGTGGGTTTCTGGTGGACCGACCGGTCGCAACCATTATCGCTTTGACGCTGGCTAAAATCAACAAGGATTCCCCCACCGTCTGCCCATTCTCGAGGATGCCGGGGCGAACAAAGCAGCCATTAATTCTTATTTATTCGCAGTAATGTCAACGTACAAGGATCCATTTCCCGGCTGGACTGATAATTTGTACGGGCCATCAGGTTTATGCACTTGGTCTGCCCGGGGACTCGTCCGTTGCATTTACGGGAAGGCCAGCTGCAAGGCGAACATGGTGCCCGCCGATTATGTGGTGAATGCCATGATAGCAACCGCCTGGGACATATCCCGAAGGTTAGTCCTTACCCAGCATACCAACGGCACACCAGTAGCACACAAGTACACAGCACAAGCACACATTCTGAGGCAGATCCTGACGGTGCCGAAGCGGTGCCGGAGGATGTGTAAAAGTTGTAAAAGAGTTGCACCGCAAGCTGATAGCGTTTGGTTGTTGGCCAACAGCAGAAAGAAGCGGAAAATTGGTAAATACAAAAACTGGAAAATTAAGAAAGCCAAAGGTGCCTGGCGATGATACCGAGGGAGTTGCAAAAGCGAATGGAAGTAAGATGAACCAGCCAGTGGTTTTAGATATATCGCACCATTTTCCTTTCAATTACATAAATTAAGACTTTAAATAGATTACTCCTTTCATCCTAATAATCCACTTTTTCAGATTTAAGCTCCGGGAATGTCAGATTGATGGAAAATCAGAGCTGCCCGTTTACAACTACGTTTCGGAGGTGAACAACATAACCTGGGGCGAGTACATGCGTCTGTCGCGCAAAGGATTTCACGAGCCCTTCGACAAGGCACTCTGGTGAGTTAAGCCCGCAAACACTGTGAAACGTTGCTAACATATtcgatataaaataaatactatttttattgaatttttacttccaccaaacaaacaaaaaaaaatacgatatATGAATGGCTGGCATATTCCGTGCATGTCTAATCCCTTGATTAAATATTGCCGAATTTTTGCGAATGGAATGGTAAATTTATCTATGTTCTCTGCTAATACCTTGAAACAACGAATCGAATTGAATCGAAACGAAACCTGAACCTGAACCTGCTCTctgaacaaaaaacaaaaacggaaTAAATAAAACTGGGCTTAAACAACGCAAAACCGAAACCGAGCAACCAATATACACAAactgaaaatacaaaaaccggTATGGGGATTTCCAACTAAACCAAATCGAACCCAAATGCCACACGGAATCGTTGGAATCGCCATATATCCTGGACCCCCCTCGGACATGCATCGGACACCCCCAtccccaaacacacacacacctttCGATCGACCGCATTATTGTCACAGGTGCTTCTCGTACGTTATAATACCATCGAAGCCTCTGCATTGTGCAATTGCATTTTTCTTGCACAATATCCCAGcttatattttagatttaattGCCATGGTCACCGGACAAAAGCGCATGTAAGTATCCTGTTGCCCCACTACCTCACTGCCCCGCCCCCTCCCTCTTCCCATTGAGAATATGTCCTCCAAGGTGGCAGGGACATCGAAGTAGTGTGTGGTTTTCGGGGGTAAGCTACATTGAATGGATTTTAAATGGTACATGGAAAGGCAATTGAATGACCATTTTTAGGGTATTTTATAGGGGGTTAATGTTTAAGTAGAGGGTTGGTTTTCCGGGCGTATATCTGAAACTTAAATATATCGTAACTCCATATCAAATAAAGGCATACATGATAATTAATATCATATTTTACAAAAACTGAATGCGTATAATACAGAGCATTACCTAGTCGTTGATTAGCTCTTAGTTAGCTGGCAAAGCTCTTTAGTTGCAACCTCGTATGGCATACTTAACAGCTTCCAATTAAAGCGCATTAGCTGCAAAATGTTGAGATTCATTGATGAAAAGACACCAGGTTTATAAATCATTCATACACGTGCCTCCAAACCAGTTTATATCTCTGCTTGAATaggtagtttatttttaataataaccCCAATTTCGTCCTGTGTACAGATATGTGAAGGCTTATGGGAAAATCTCTCGCATAATCGACATGATGGCTTGGTTCGGCCTCAAGGAGTGGAAGTTCGCCCATCGCAACATTGACGAATTGAACGAGCTGCTGCCGCGCGAGGAGCGTCGGGTGCTGCAGTTCAACATTGCCACGATTAATTGGAGCGAATATTTCCGTTCGTACCTCAGTGGCATCAGGCGCTACTTCTTCAAGGATAGCGCTAACGATAATAAATTACAGCAGCGCAAAACTATTTATCGCAGGTGAGTCTGACTCCAGGTTTTCGGGACCAGAACTGGGCTGGGTGAAGAGACCGGCTCGGCTGGAGAGCCCTCCTTCGCTAAGTAGTTTTTAATTACACTTTGTTTACTCCCTTTTGCATGCTGCTCCTTGATGCTCCTTGATGCATCTGTAACTGGACTGGCCCAGGATGCTCCTCCTGCACACTCTCTTGAAGACGACATTCGGTCTTTCATTAATTATGTGCATGCTCAAAGTTTATCTCaggattttcaaaattatgcCAAAGATTGCGCTCTGATGGCGAACGAGCATGATTGTAAATTATAATGAAACGATTTCCCCCACCCTTGGGGCatcttttaataaatcgagCGTTTCTTAAAGCATCTTGTGACTTTTCTCTgacattactcatacgacgTGTGGCGCGAAACTTTTGACAACTTTTTTCCCTTGCTCCTTTGAGCTGACAGACATCTTAGTTGGCCCCTCACGGTGCCCAGGTAAGCAAAGTTACCTTTCCTGAACTTTGTtccaacattttttgttttttctttattttatccACACTCTGCAAGTActagtatatatgtatatattttgttgtcacGCTGAGGTCTGTGAAATATGATGCAATTTCTGGCACGATAAAGTTGCAAGAACGCCGCGATCTGGAAGCGCATCAAAATGTGTCCTGCATGTTTTGACTTTAAGTGCAGAAAGCTGAGGGGGTCATTGTGGGGCAAGTTACTCCATTACTCTAACCGAAAATGTTTAGGCCATAAAAGGGACTTTGCCAGAAAACAGGAATTATGTGTTTCAAGGATTTAAATTCTTTGtataaaaaccaaatttttaaatctgaAAACACTAAATGCTTTTAATGGTAATGATTTTATTTACTCTAGTtccataattatttttgaagttttcaattttaaattcaataagttttaaagaaaaatctttataaatatcttacatttttccatttcatGTTCTTTTTTATGAGAGCATTCCAATAGCTGCAAGCCACAAAGAATATTTCCCCTAGTTTCCGGAGAAAAGAAATATGGCCGAGAAGTGAACGTAAACAACACGACAAATACAAAGACACAAacacaccaacaccaacataTGCCAGcggatatatatgtataggcgatatacatacatacatatataattttagttaaaagttttatttctCGCATATTTCATATTCTTGGCTGAAACTTTTTCCACCTCGAGCATTTCCTTGTTTCATATTTCATCCCGAAAAGAAGGCCAAAGAAAGAGACAGAGCAAGAAGGCGCGAAAAGGACAGCCGTCCGCCCCTCTGCCACCCCGCGCGCATTCATTATTGtgtaatatttttacattattttattataaatcaaCAAAATGCACTCAACGCGGCGGCACAAAAAAGTTGCATCTACGTCGACGCCGACAGCGACTGTAGATGCAAcggcagcagaagcagcagcggcagcggcagtggcagcaactTCTGCTGCTGACAGCAGAAACACATTAAACGTCATAAAATGCACAACGCAGCTAAAAGTCGCCGAAAGATGGGGGAGGCGCCACGGGAAAGGGGCTGGCGTCAGGGATGGCCCTTTgcctttataatttatttttgcttgAATTAATGTGAATACTTTTTACCACTTGGCTGCGCAGAGTTGCCGCACTACCTGATAGTGGCTCCCGCAGTTCCTGATGCTCCAGCACCAGCTCCCAGCCTGTGTCTCCTGATAAGGTAAGTATGTAAGTGCAGCAGGACTCGCCTCATACTAAGGGCACCGAAAATTACTTCAAAATTATCATAAGTGCAAACACAAAACGCTCAAAAACACACGTGAGCAAAGATAGCAAGAGGAAGTGcattttttattcttaaaGAGAAAGATTTTGGGTTTTATATAATTAGGTAAATTTTAAAGGATAAAaatcgagaaacgatttagaaatcgtttaaggtattccgcttaggaatcggataaaaattggccaagatacggTCATCCCTGTACGCCATTtgggccttccatgcatttcccccaaTTCTAGAAGGGGgtcatccagaaaatttgacaaaaaatctaaaaaataatttgtttctagattttgatgcagattgatggagaatcgatccagaaatcgtttaagaaattccgcttaggaatcggataaaaattggccaagatacggTCATCGCTGTAGGCCATTTGGgccatccatgcattttcgcCAATTCGGAAGGGAAGatcatccagaaaatttgacaaaaaatccaaaaaataatttgttttttagattttgatgcagattgatggtgAATCGATcctaagaatcggataaaaattggcaaagatacagtcatcgctgtgggccatttgggccatccatgcattttccacattttccccaattctggAAGGGGAtcgtccagaaaatttgacaaaaaatctaaaaaaaaatatgtttctagattttgatgcagattgatggagaatcgatccagaaatcatttaaggtattccgtgtaagaatcggataaaaattgggtaAGATACTGTCATATCTGTGGGCCATTTGGGCCTctcatgcattttcccaatttccggAAGGGGatcatccagaaaatttgacaaaaaattcaaaaaataatttgtttctagattgtgatgcagattgatggagaatcgatccagaaatcgtttaaggtattccgcttaagaatcggataaaaattggcaaagatacagtcatcgctgtgggccatataggcctCCCATGTAGTTTCCCCAATTCTGGAAGGGGatcatccagaaaatttgacaaaaaatttagaacaaaaattgtttctaGATACATTTCTAGGACCAAAATACAGTCATTGCTTTGGGTATGCACCTCAAAACACCTCCAAAATGACAAACAAtgtaacaaaattttttttaaattatgtacCCGCATTTTCAGTGTACTTACGTATCAGTTCATCCTAATTCCGGAGCTTGAGACACTGCTTTGCATAATCAGTCTGGTCATGGCAAGCGACGAGAGTTGAGTTGGTGGCACGTGGAGCCAAAAACTCACCGACTAGCGGCAAATGTGCAACATCATCAGCTGTCAGATGCCAGCTGCTGGGATCTGCATCAGTTGCAAGATGCTGGAGTGTGGTGATGTGCAGCGGGTGTTGATAATCAAGTCAGCATTAGAGGGTGTTCGGTCATGTGGACACTGAGCTTTGGCCTGGCCGGGCAATGCGGCGTATAAGCAATATTCTAAatgcagcagcaccagcagcatcaGCCACAAAACCAATAAAATTATTGGATACAACCGAAgcataaatcataaaaaattctGCAACAGCATGTTACGAATATTTAGCATGTTGGGCTCGTTATGTTTGCCTGTTTTGTGTTCGtatagatttttaatttaaaacaaccTGGTCGAAGGTACCTAAGCCAGGGCCCGAGCACCTGTGACCAGGGAAAATGCCCTCGAAAGGCCATTAGTTGTTTGTCCAGGACCCAGCCTAATGTCCTCATGTCAAAGTCCATGCTCAGACACTGGGCCAGGACAACAAAACACATACAGTGCACTGAAAGGAAATTTAATAGGTATTAAGCTaaagaaaagtattttttaggcTTCTTTTTACAATtcaatgaaatatttaaaggaaatttATAGCCTCttgttatttaaatatttggaaaatataaattattaaaatttttttcatgtttagaAGTCAGGCTGGGCATGCAAACGTAGCAAGCAATAAAGAAGATTTGTGTCCCCGTCGCATTTTGTGGATACATTTTTACCCCTTCATGGTCCTTGTActgtcttttcattttcattttctttctttttttttgcaaattttgcaGAAAATCTGAGGCCAGAGTAGAAGTCAAGTTTGGTTTGGGCTAATGACCACAGAATGGCTGCTGCTTGCAGTCAGTCTGGTTGGCAAAGGGACATCCGTTGTTTGGCCTCTAGAAGGACAGAAATGGAATCGAAAGGGACACTTTGGGGGATCAGGTTGAGCAGGTAATAGCCAGGTCCTTTTGAAAAGACaaaattacattttacatCAAATAGTCAACAAAACAATGagtaaataaaatgcttatgaaattttaaatactttaaatgACAATTTCCATGCTCATTCATTGTTACCTCCGTTGGGATGCAATTTGCAAAAATACTTTTCGAAATTACCAATAAATAGCCGTACAATTTTAATCACGGcataatgaaattaaattcctTACCAATTCAATTAATTGGCTGCAACATGTGGCTTCAACTGCTGTGGCATTCGCAGCTAGTGCCACCTGCCACCCACTTAAACATTTATCGATTTGAATCCCGCCCGTCCTTGCCTTCCAGTCCAGTCTGGAGCGTCTGAAGCCCATTAAATTTTCCGTTGGCCTGGCCAGCTCAACTTTCAACGGTCGCTCCCCAAAGATTACCGCAAATGCACAAAGgtaaaataatcataattgCATATAAAATGTTAATGGGCAATGGACCACGGCCCACAGCCCACAGCCCACGTCCCAAGAACTGCGAACCCATGAGCGCCAATGTTTGCCCAGCCTCCTGCCTGACTTCCGATTTCgcttttggccaaacaaaaaaagaaaactttttaatacACCAAAGGACACATTTGGGCCCCCTATTCCGCTGGCCCGAATGTGTGCGccgcaaaatgcaaaaacaatTACGAAAACTTTGTTGCCAGGATTGGGTGGCCCAGCTCCGCCTACAAAGTCCCTCCCGGAAAACTCAACTCCGGCGTACAAGTGTGGGAAATTTTCCCAAGCACAACTTTATgctgttttctttttggccgTCATGCCCGCCATCCCAGTCGCTCGTTGCTTGTTGCTTTTTATTGGTTATTTGTTGGCATATCTctcgctttttttttagtggtCTGTGTAGATTTTTGCTTTCATGTTTTCATTGCTCAAAAGCGGGCAAAAACACTTAAATTTACATAATTTCCGCTCCAAGTCACCGATGTATTTGGGGCTAAAAGCTTTGGATAGGATCAGCTGCTCCTGGCCTGGTCCTCCAAAGGCGGCCGACCCAACTTTCCAACCGgtcatgtttttattttttccccaCTAACCTCGCTCCCCGCCGCCAATTTTTAAAAGCGCGGAAATGTTGGCAATATTTTAACGCTTCTATTTTAGCTGAAATTTGCTTCaggttttagtttttgtttttggcgcgtttttgtttttgtggcagACCGACACGTTGCTGACTTTTTGGCCCTTGGCTAGCGGCACGAACCGAAAGTGCAGGCCAACTTGTTGTGGCACATAATACACCAAGGGCAACTTTATGGGAGCCCAGCAATTACGGCCATTTTATAGAGAGCCCATAACACTCCCCTTTGCCTTTGGGGCGTCCACTGAGTGACTCAATGATAGAGGTCCTACAAAAAGTGAAGGGTTATGCTCCATCGATTTGTTTGAACATTTAAGGTGTTAGAAACTGCCGCAGGTGAGGCAAACGCTTAACATGAAAGTCAAGTGATATGGGTTAGAGTTTCTAAAGAATTGTACATCCCCCTTTAATCTGATCAAGTTTCCAGTtcttaattaattgaaaaactaAACAAGAGATGAAAAATCccaattaaaaatgcaatcaCTGCAATTATCTCATCTCGATGAATTAAAATTTCCGTTCAATCTTCTCTCATTTCCGAAGTAGAAGGAACCTATGCAATTATTTGCAATcatatttccattttccacTTCCTCCTTTTCAAATCCTCCTCGAAAGACCAATAAAAAAGTGCCATCACAAAGATCTTGGATGttggatttaattaaaaatgtccATGACAGTTCATCCAGCTTATTATCCTGTCACATAGAGCAATCAcaaaaacgacaaaaaaagCTCTGgtataaatttgaaaaataattccgACCAACCTAATTAAATTGGAATTGTTCGATCTGAGCTGAAAGTTGTCTAAAAGGACAGCACAAAATGGGACACCAGCGATGAGTGTTAATTTTGTTTAACGTTAACTTCCGATTGGATTTATTCTTGCCTCCTTTTCGTTTCAGCTCTAATGGTTATCCTTGGCGTACCCATTTAATGACAATTAACATTTTTCTAATGGCCAGCAATTAGGGGGATTCCCGGCTTAAAGCAAGATTTATTGAAGCGCAGGGGGAGGGACACTTTGCGGAGGGACACAACTTCTCACACAATCTTGGCCTTATTATTACATTGTTTATGAGTCCTGCTGCTCCTCGCAGGACTCTCCCCTCGATTTATTGTTTTGTATGTTgtgcttgttgttgctgggctTGTTTTACAAGACCGTCTCGCCATGTTTACTTGTGTTTGTGCGGCAAGTCCCCATGCCCCCTGTCGCCTCCTCTGAGACTCTGTGGCCGCCATTTGccattttcccatttccctCAACGTCTTGCGGTCCGCCTCAAGTCATATTTCCTTATTATCTGGGCGGAGTGAGGTGgattttggctttgttttctcGCCCCTTGACTTTTTTGCGGTTGACCTTacgaaaaaaatggaattattaATAGCCTCGTCCATTTTCTGCTAAGTGGCGCaaattgtgtgtttgtttATATCATTTTGTGGCTCTGGCCGGTAGCTGAAAAAAGTCTTAAAGATTTCCTGATTCTTTAAGAAAGAAACTGGACTCTGGGTCACAGTTTTTGGTGCTCATTGAACCTTGCAGCTTGTTAATG contains the following coding sequences:
- the LOC108127585 gene encoding fatty acyl-CoA reductase wat, with amino-acid sequence MHEANSPKTSKKAFSSTSSSRRSSNDPATASAHQEEDDQEEQLFQEAASSTRTNSIDGSPGSLPTGLAHCVSATPVTDFYSNATVLITGGTGFVGKVLTEKLLRSFGLRKIYMLIRSKDNMSIQERLQGFFNESIFNRMRDESPQLLEKVHPIRADYSAIDLDIDAADRAMLSSEVQIVFNVVASVKFNEKLSDAIDINVLGTKKILDLAMEMKQLKSFVHISTLYCNCNREFIKEQVYENEIGYEKIMQIYRTFDDETLEKMRHCLIGQMPNTYTMTKKCAENLVNHRAFHMPAGIFRPPIVMSTYKDPFPGWTDNLYGPSGLCTWSARGLVRCIYGKASCKANMVPADYVVNAMIATAWDISRRFKLRECQIDGKSELPVYNYVSEVNNITWGEYMRLSRKGFHEPFDKALWCFSYVIIPSKPLHCAIAFFLHNIPAYILDLIAMVTGQKRIYVKAYGKISRIIDMMAWFGLKEWKFAHRNIDELNELLPREERRVLQFNIATINWSEYFRSYLSGIRRYFFKDSANDNKLQQRKTIYRRMLLLHTLLKTTFGLSLIMCMLKVYLRIFKIMPKIAL